Genomic DNA from Deltaproteobacteria bacterium:
TCATCATCCTGCTCTTCTTGTCCGAAGCGTTTACGCATTGGTAAGCTCCAGCTGGTCTGAGAATTTCCGCGATTCTTTTTCAACGCGTCGAGTAAGGCGAGCTGCCCAATACAAACCAGACAACGCAGCCACCATACCCGCCATCGTAGGGATTGTTGCCCGTGAGACGCCCTCAGCCATGGCCCGTGCATTGCCCGAACCTGCGATAGCCAACACGTCGAACACTTCAATCATGCCGGTCACTGTCCCAAGAAGTCCCAAAAGAGGACAGAGGGCAATCAATGATTTAATCATTGGAACAGAACGTCGCAGATCTTGTGTA
This window encodes:
- a CDS encoding MotA/TolQ/ExbB proton channel family protein; this translates as MVTLVMWTLIFEKLIYLAKVYPDQCKAYQATWRQREDKESWHAHQIRNELISKLTQDLRRSVPMIKSLIALCPLLGLLGTVTGMIEVFDVLAIAGSGNARAMAEGVSRATIPTMAGMVAALSGLYWAARLTRRVEKESRKFSDQLELTNA